Proteins encoded together in one Variovorax paradoxus window:
- a CDS encoding type VI secretion system Vgr family protein, with translation MNRRVTIQTPLGEALQFRQLVGREALSQLYTFDIDLLGSSNAIESKALLGKASTVAVETESGGVRYLSGIATRFGLQQEDARHSFYRLQLRPWLWLATRRSDFRIFQGKSVPDILTEVLGSYGYPIEKKLSRGDYRRWDYCVQYHESDFNFISRLCELEGIYYYFRHEASQHVLVFADDIASSHAPLPGGESVRFHPLEKSGMGQRERIYAWETAEEVRAGHHYNNDYDFEKPKADLSHLRQMPPGHDHDSYENYEWPGGFVQHADGETYARIRNEEQLSQRSRATGRSNLRELATGHTLRLTGHPRADQNRQYLLLSVSYHLQENLQASEGADAAEGSVQRFAFDAQPTSLAWRPLRTTPKPRTRGPQTAMVVGPAGEEIWTDQYGRIKVQFHWDRLGKDDENSSCWVRVSTAWAGATFGAVSVPRIGMEVIVDFLNGDPDYPIVTGCVYNADTMAAWQLPEQKHLSGIRSRELGGGRGNHLVLDDTHGKIQAQLRSDHQASQLSVGHIGRIEDTAGRKEPRGQGFELRTDGHGVVRSAKGLLVTTETRANAQAHMTDMGETVGRLTQGRDLHESLAEIARTAKAHETGDQDEVARSLKEQTDAIKGQGGNREQGEFAEFQEPHLTLASPAGIQTTAQGSTHIVSVEHTAITSGAHASFATGNSFLVSAKDAVRIAAFNKGIRMVAAAADIDIAALKDSINALAKLDIKMEANRITITAKEEIVVNGGSSYTRWNAGGIESGTNGLWRAHASSHSMVGPKSDGPPRLPQPPQLPRGQLDLYHRYVKADGAMRQGVKQGDYTVVDSEGATHTGKLDANGFASVAGLPLGQAKVTFGGDPSDPWETGSYFAKPDRWPAEPASDKALDSEGGGTSFLGGLGGGGSLGKASGLASQVAQAANTAQQAVGAVQSLQQGGAKALLGQVGRTATGMATQAVGAKLPVSLPSLPSVQTPGFAG, from the coding sequence CGCCATTCGTTCTACCGCCTGCAATTGCGCCCGTGGCTGTGGCTTGCCACGCGCCGCAGCGATTTCCGCATTTTTCAGGGCAAGAGCGTTCCCGACATATTGACGGAAGTGCTGGGCAGCTACGGCTATCCCATCGAGAAGAAGCTGAGCCGGGGCGACTACCGCCGCTGGGACTACTGCGTGCAGTACCACGAGAGCGACTTCAACTTCATCTCGCGGCTGTGCGAGCTCGAAGGCATCTACTATTACTTCCGGCACGAGGCTTCGCAGCACGTGCTGGTGTTTGCGGACGACATTGCGAGTTCGCACGCGCCGCTGCCCGGCGGAGAGTCGGTGCGCTTTCACCCGCTCGAAAAATCCGGCATGGGCCAGCGCGAGCGCATCTATGCCTGGGAAACCGCGGAAGAGGTGCGTGCGGGGCATCACTACAACAACGACTACGACTTCGAGAAGCCCAAGGCCGACCTCTCGCACCTGCGGCAAATGCCGCCTGGGCATGACCACGACAGCTACGAAAACTACGAGTGGCCCGGCGGCTTTGTGCAGCACGCAGACGGCGAGACCTACGCGCGCATCCGCAACGAAGAGCAGCTGAGCCAGCGCAGCCGCGCGACCGGGCGCTCCAACCTGCGCGAGCTGGCAACCGGCCACACGCTTCGGCTCACCGGCCATCCGCGGGCCGACCAGAACCGCCAATACCTGCTGCTGAGCGTGAGCTACCACCTGCAGGAAAACCTGCAGGCCAGCGAGGGCGCCGACGCTGCAGAAGGATCGGTGCAGCGCTTTGCATTCGATGCCCAGCCCACCAGCCTTGCATGGCGGCCCTTGCGCACCACGCCCAAGCCGCGCACCCGCGGTCCGCAAACGGCCATGGTGGTGGGGCCTGCCGGTGAAGAGATCTGGACTGACCAGTACGGCCGCATCAAGGTGCAGTTCCACTGGGACCGCCTGGGCAAGGACGATGAGAACTCCAGCTGCTGGGTCCGCGTGTCCACCGCATGGGCGGGCGCCACCTTCGGCGCGGTGTCGGTGCCGCGCATCGGCATGGAGGTGATCGTCGACTTTCTCAACGGCGATCCTGACTACCCCATCGTGACGGGCTGCGTCTACAACGCCGACACCATGGCCGCCTGGCAGTTGCCGGAGCAAAAGCACCTCTCGGGCATTCGCAGCCGTGAACTCGGCGGCGGGCGTGGCAACCATCTGGTGCTGGACGACACCCACGGAAAGATCCAGGCGCAGCTGCGCAGCGACCATCAGGCGAGCCAGCTGAGTGTGGGCCACATCGGCCGCATCGAAGACACGGCCGGGCGCAAGGAGCCGCGTGGGCAGGGCTTCGAATTGCGCACCGACGGGCATGGCGTGGTGCGCTCCGCGAAGGGCCTCCTGGTCACCACCGAGACGCGTGCCAACGCGCAGGCGCACATGACCGACATGGGCGAAACCGTCGGCCGGCTCACGCAAGGACGCGACCTGCATGAGAGCCTGGCCGAAATCGCGCGTACCGCCAAGGCCCACGAAACCGGCGACCAGGACGAAGTGGCCCGCAGCCTCAAGGAGCAGACGGACGCAATCAAGGGCCAAGGCGGCAACCGGGAGCAGGGCGAGTTCGCCGAGTTCCAGGAGCCGCACCTGACGCTCGCCAGCCCCGCGGGCATCCAGACGACCGCGCAGGGTTCCACGCACATCGTGAGCGTGGAGCACACGGCAATCACAAGCGGTGCGCACGCGAGTTTTGCCACGGGCAACAGCTTCCTGGTCAGCGCCAAGGATGCGGTGCGCATCGCGGCGTTCAACAAAGGCATCCGCATGGTGGCGGCGGCCGCCGACATCGACATCGCCGCGCTCAAGGACAGCATCAACGCGCTGGCCAAGCTCGACATCAAGATGGAGGCCAACCGGATCACCATCACCGCGAAGGAAGAGATCGTCGTCAACGGCGGCTCCAGCTACACGCGGTGGAATGCGGGCGGCATCGAGAGCGGCACCAACGGCCTGTGGCGCGCGCATGCGTCGTCGCATTCGATGGTCGGCCCGAAGAGCGACGGGCCGCCGCGCCTGCCGCAGCCGCCGCAGCTCCCGCGCGGGCAACTCGACCTGTACCACCGGTACGTGAAGGCCGACGGCGCCATGCGCCAGGGCGTGAAGCAGGGCGACTACACGGTGGTCGATTCGGAAGGCGCAACGCACACGGGCAAGCTCGACGCGAACGGTTTCGCGTCGGTGGCCGGGCTTCCGCTCGGGCAGGCCAAGGTCACCTTCGGCGGCGACCCGAGCGATCCGTGGGAAACGGGCAGCTACTTCGCCAAGCCCGACCGCTGGCCGGCCGAACCCGCGAGCGACAAGGCGCTGGACTCCGAGGGCGGTGGAACGAGTTTCCTCGGCGGGCTTGGGGGTGGGGGCTCGCTGGGCAAGGCGAGCGGGCTTGCGAGCCAGGTCGCCCAGGCGGCGAACACGGCGCAGCAAGCCGTCGGGGCCGTGCAGAGCCTGCAGCAGGGCGGCGCAAAGGCGCTGCTCGGGCAGGTCGGCCGGACCGCCACCGGCATGGCCACGCAGGCTGTAGGCGCCAAGCTGCCTGTATCGCTGCCTTCGCTGCCGAGCGTTCAAACGCCGGGGTTCGCAGGCTGA
- a CDS encoding RHS repeat-associated core domain-containing protein, producing the protein MAEQAPQNKAQGAQPTERERQTAVAPLNTIGVEDIGAGAAKIDKWLRKLTNDYVTLNVLKTFAGSLPVIGNIMALIDAVWDIVEMITKKAYSDVLQWVSLAINLLGVIPFPPGTGAARMSLRPMLHLLKQQIAKSAKNVVPNIGEAFVTVLITHLNDTIAGTLDKFVDEALGYLDDFLQSCAKKVDGIADALIGALQVALGEKPVFATGGAAEKNTYDPKTQSTWGRMMAAAADAAKKSANYAAAKASHYGLPDAVKAEIRNTVASLTDLKGAARRQIMRLGDESLQYGIKWMIKILKDALIRRKGKHAASINATRGSEVRGNKPGGEQGATSAQVPASGDPGCKNCAVSGAGGAIALATGCESFDHTDFVLGATLPISWTRVYRSNLGAFDQASLGARWITPYTTRVDVAKAAKGRRQGEMSLIYHGADGRSHAFPLLAVGKSHHNPIEEITLTRLSERLLAVDFGKPVPAGEAADWRETYELVDTVPAKAASQGKQHFRLVAQHARGGAAVGLRYDHVIAATGEEVLSDIISRQGDAVIAHVGTRPDARTGRIASLWELKDGQVVRQLAAYTHDAEGDLVTAQDENGAGWQYSYSHHLVTRYTDRTGRGMNLQYDGTGVDAKAVREWADDGSFALTLEWDRNIRLTYLTDAIGGETWYYYDVLGYTYRIIHPDKREEWFLRDDAKNITRHIHTDGSTDDYAYDANGNLKTHTRADGSRVHYEYDARHRVTGILDAEGGVWKREHDASGNLTEEIDPLGNKTEYAYDPAGQPVLITDAKGGVKTLAYTPAGQMASYTDCSGKVSSWEYDSRGRLVKATDAAGQSTRYRYTPVGAAVAQGEDGGSRNHPGQLEEIVHPDGTREHFAHDAEGRLLAHTDALGRRTRYSYTRAGLVAGRVDAAGHTLRYQWDLLGRLTELHNENGSRYDFRYDPVGKLLEEIGFDRKATRYRYEESTGVLAEVVDAGHSTTLVFDPLGRLTERQAAEQAERFAYDGNGRLVEAANGDARLQWFYDPAGNLAREHHHYIESGQTAVWRHGYDELNQRVTTIRPDGHTTQWLTYGSGHVHGLLVDGQDILDFERDDLHREIAREQGNGLTQKLRYDPAGRLLEQQISQTRPGAVEAAAAVRRSYAYDKAGQLVAIGDSRRGSLSYRYDPVGRLLEANSRLGRETFAFDPAGNIGNPSDTTAAGTLAAGRVTNRVAVRMDGDGRSMAGKLMDNLLKDYAGTYYKWDERGNLVERTSNGEKTVFTWDGFNRMRSASTYGKTTTFSYDAMGRRIAKRSEHDVTLFGWDGDTLAFESTQSTEGQQEHQAWRGDSVHYIHEPGSFVPLVQIRQAQAIALSQTTDVKALIAANGRYDIEQDPLWNGQQLNMPQAFAKEEIAFYQCDHLGTPQELTDHEGRIAWSASYKAWGEARQAISEAGRKAGFRNPIRFQGQYFDDETGLHYNRYRYYDPVSGRFVSSDPIGLLGGTNLHAAVPNPTGWIDSNGLSPVEILKKVAQVKAGRSVTVCSFKEASTVLFAAFPDAQKSAGAGDKDPAKTARDKAAFKSNRQNDTGRASYHMDFKTNPATDVLYGHESLPNGHPHKTMPHINVVTPEGDRLDIFVDRPTRCPSAKKK; encoded by the coding sequence ATGGCTGAACAAGCCCCACAAAACAAGGCGCAAGGCGCGCAACCCACCGAACGCGAGCGCCAGACCGCGGTGGCGCCGCTCAACACCATCGGCGTGGAAGACATCGGCGCCGGTGCCGCCAAGATCGACAAGTGGCTGCGCAAGCTCACCAACGACTACGTCACGCTCAACGTGCTGAAGACCTTCGCGGGCAGCCTGCCGGTCATAGGCAACATCATGGCGCTCATCGATGCAGTCTGGGACATCGTCGAGATGATCACCAAGAAAGCGTACTCCGATGTGCTGCAGTGGGTGAGCCTGGCGATCAACCTGCTGGGCGTGATTCCGTTTCCTCCCGGCACGGGCGCCGCGCGCATGAGCCTGCGGCCGATGCTGCACCTGCTCAAGCAGCAGATTGCCAAGTCGGCCAAGAACGTGGTGCCGAACATCGGCGAGGCTTTCGTGACGGTGCTCATCACCCACCTGAACGACACCATCGCCGGCACGCTCGACAAGTTTGTGGACGAGGCGCTCGGCTACCTGGACGACTTCCTGCAGTCATGCGCGAAAAAGGTCGACGGCATCGCCGATGCGCTGATCGGTGCGCTGCAGGTGGCGCTGGGTGAGAAGCCGGTGTTCGCGACCGGCGGCGCTGCCGAGAAGAACACCTACGACCCCAAGACCCAGAGCACCTGGGGCCGCATGATGGCCGCCGCTGCTGACGCCGCGAAAAAGTCCGCCAACTACGCGGCCGCGAAGGCGAGCCACTATGGGTTGCCCGACGCCGTGAAGGCGGAAATCCGAAATACCGTCGCCAGCCTGACCGATCTCAAGGGTGCGGCGCGCCGGCAGATCATGCGGCTGGGCGATGAGAGCCTGCAGTACGGCATCAAGTGGATGATCAAGATCCTCAAGGACGCACTGATCAGGCGCAAGGGAAAGCACGCCGCAAGCATCAACGCGACCAGGGGTTCGGAGGTACGGGGCAACAAGCCCGGCGGAGAGCAGGGCGCGACATCCGCGCAGGTTCCGGCCAGCGGCGACCCGGGCTGCAAGAACTGCGCGGTGTCAGGCGCCGGCGGCGCCATCGCCCTGGCCACCGGGTGCGAGAGCTTCGACCACACCGACTTCGTGCTGGGCGCGACGTTGCCCATCAGCTGGACGCGCGTCTATCGCAGCAATCTCGGCGCGTTCGACCAGGCCAGCCTGGGCGCGCGCTGGATCACGCCTTACACCACCCGCGTGGACGTCGCCAAGGCCGCCAAGGGCCGGCGCCAAGGCGAGATGAGCCTGATCTATCACGGCGCCGATGGACGCAGCCATGCCTTTCCGTTGCTGGCCGTGGGCAAGAGCCATCACAACCCGATCGAGGAGATCACGCTCACGCGACTGAGCGAACGCCTGCTGGCGGTGGACTTCGGCAAGCCGGTGCCCGCGGGCGAGGCGGCCGATTGGCGCGAGACCTACGAACTCGTGGACACCGTGCCCGCCAAGGCTGCATCGCAAGGCAAGCAGCACTTCCGCCTGGTGGCCCAGCATGCGCGCGGCGGTGCCGCGGTCGGCCTGCGCTACGACCATGTGATCGCCGCGACCGGCGAAGAGGTGCTGAGCGACATCATCAGCCGGCAGGGCGATGCAGTCATCGCGCACGTCGGCACCCGGCCCGACGCCCGCACGGGCCGCATCGCGTCACTGTGGGAGCTGAAGGACGGCCAGGTTGTGCGCCAACTGGCGGCCTACACGCACGATGCCGAAGGCGACCTCGTCACCGCGCAGGACGAGAACGGTGCCGGCTGGCAATACAGCTACAGCCATCACCTCGTGACCCGCTACACCGACCGTACGGGGCGGGGCATGAACCTCCAGTACGACGGCACGGGTGTCGACGCCAAGGCCGTGCGCGAATGGGCCGACGACGGCAGCTTTGCGCTCACGCTGGAGTGGGACAGGAACATTCGCCTCACCTACCTGACCGATGCCATTGGTGGCGAGACCTGGTACTACTACGACGTGCTGGGCTACACCTACCGGATCATTCACCCGGACAAGCGCGAGGAGTGGTTCCTGCGCGACGACGCCAAGAACATCACGCGCCACATCCACACCGATGGCAGCACGGACGACTACGCCTACGACGCCAACGGCAACCTGAAGACCCACACCCGCGCCGACGGCAGCCGCGTTCACTACGAATACGACGCACGCCACCGGGTGACGGGCATCCTCGATGCCGAAGGCGGCGTGTGGAAGCGCGAGCACGATGCAAGCGGCAACCTCACCGAAGAAATCGATCCGCTCGGCAACAAGACCGAATACGCCTACGACCCGGCCGGCCAGCCGGTGCTCATCACCGATGCCAAGGGCGGCGTGAAGACCCTGGCCTACACGCCCGCCGGCCAGATGGCGAGCTACACCGACTGCTCGGGCAAAGTCAGCAGTTGGGAATACGACAGCCGCGGGCGCCTCGTGAAGGCCACCGATGCGGCCGGCCAGTCCACGCGCTATCGCTACACGCCCGTGGGTGCGGCTGTGGCGCAAGGCGAGGACGGCGGCAGCCGCAACCACCCGGGCCAGCTCGAGGAGATCGTGCACCCCGACGGCACCCGCGAGCACTTTGCGCACGACGCCGAAGGCCGCTTGCTTGCACACACCGACGCGCTCGGCCGCCGCACCCGCTACAGCTACACCCGCGCCGGCCTGGTCGCCGGCCGCGTCGACGCGGCCGGCCACACCTTGCGCTACCAGTGGGACCTGCTCGGCCGGCTGACCGAACTGCACAACGAGAACGGCAGCCGCTACGACTTCAGGTACGACCCCGTGGGCAAGCTGCTGGAGGAGATCGGCTTCGACCGCAAGGCCACCCGTTACCGGTACGAGGAATCCACCGGCGTGCTGGCCGAGGTCGTCGATGCGGGCCACAGCACCACGCTCGTATTCGATCCGCTGGGCCGCCTTACTGAACGCCAGGCCGCGGAACAGGCGGAGCGCTTCGCCTACGACGGCAACGGGCGCCTGGTGGAGGCTGCGAACGGCGATGCGCGGCTGCAGTGGTTCTACGACCCGGCGGGCAACCTCGCGCGCGAGCATCACCACTACATCGAGAGCGGGCAAACGGCAGTCTGGCGCCATGGCTACGACGAGCTCAACCAGCGCGTCACCACCATCCGCCCCGACGGCCACACCACGCAGTGGCTGACATACGGTTCGGGCCATGTGCACGGCCTGCTTGTCGACGGACAGGACATCCTGGACTTCGAGCGCGACGACCTGCACCGCGAGATCGCGCGCGAGCAGGGCAACGGCCTGACGCAGAAGCTGCGCTACGACCCGGCCGGCCGGCTGCTCGAGCAACAGATTTCGCAGACCAGGCCCGGCGCCGTCGAGGCCGCTGCTGCCGTCCGCCGCAGCTATGCCTACGACAAGGCTGGCCAACTCGTCGCCATCGGCGACAGCCGCCGCGGCAGCCTGAGCTACCGCTACGACCCCGTGGGCCGCCTGCTGGAAGCCAACAGCCGCCTGGGCCGCGAGACCTTCGCATTCGATCCCGCAGGGAACATCGGCAATCCTTCGGACACCACCGCGGCCGGCACGCTGGCCGCAGGCCGCGTGACCAACCGCGTCGCGGTTCGCATGGACGGCGACGGCCGCAGCATGGCCGGCAAGCTGATGGACAACCTGCTCAAGGACTATGCCGGCACCTACTACAAGTGGGACGAACGCGGCAACCTCGTCGAGCGAACGAGCAACGGCGAGAAGACCGTGTTCACCTGGGACGGCTTCAACCGCATGCGCAGTGCGAGCACCTACGGCAAGACCACCACCTTCAGCTACGACGCCATGGGCCGCCGCATTGCCAAGCGATCCGAGCACGACGTCACCCTGTTCGGCTGGGACGGTGACACGCTGGCCTTCGAGAGCACGCAAAGCACCGAGGGCCAGCAGGAGCATCAGGCCTGGCGCGGCGACAGCGTGCACTACATCCACGAGCCCGGCTCCTTCGTGCCGCTGGTGCAGATCAGGCAGGCCCAAGCCATCGCGTTGAGCCAGACAACCGACGTGAAGGCGCTGATTGCGGCCAACGGGCGCTACGACATCGAGCAGGATCCGCTATGGAACGGGCAGCAGCTCAACATGCCGCAGGCCTTTGCGAAGGAAGAGATTGCGTTCTACCAATGCGACCACTTGGGCACGCCGCAGGAGCTGACCGACCATGAGGGGCGGATTGCCTGGTCGGCCAGCTACAAGGCCTGGGGCGAAGCCAGGCAGGCGATCAGCGAGGCGGGGAGGAAGGCGGGGTTCAGGAATCCGATCCGGTTCCAAGGGCAGTACTTTGACGACGAGACGGGGCTGCACTACAACCGGTATCGGTATTACGACCCGGTGAGTGGAAGATTTGTCAGTAGCGATCCGATCGGGTTGCTTGGAGGCACCAACCTTCATGCAGCAGTTCCAAATCCGACGGGCTGGATCGACAGTAACGGCCTTTCACCGGTTGAAATTCTCAAGAAAGTCGCACAGGTAAAAGCGGGAAGAAGCGTCACCGTCTGCTCGTTCAAGGAAGCGTCAACAGTTCTATTTGCGGCGTTTCCAGATGCGCAAAAATCTGCAGGGGCAGGCGATAAGGATCCTGCAAAAACTGCCAGAGACAAGGCTGCATTTAAGTCGAATCGGCAAAATGACACGGGAAGAGCCTCGTATCACATGGACTTCAAAACCAACCCTGCGACTGATGTGCTATATGGGCACGAGTCACTTCCGAACGGGCATCCACATAAAACCATGCCGCATATCAACGTCGTTACTCCTGAAGGCGATCGGCTCGATATTTTTGTGGATAGGCCCACTAGATGCCCTTCGGCAAAGAAAAAATGA